The Halichoerus grypus chromosome 15, mHalGry1.hap1.1, whole genome shotgun sequence genome includes a window with the following:
- the CIC gene encoding protein capicua homolog isoform X7 — protein MYSAHRPLVPASGAASRGLGMFVWTNVEPRSVAVFPWHSLVPFLAPSQPDPSVQPSEAQQPASHPVASTQSKEPAESAAVAHEQPPGGTGNADPGRPPGATCPESPGPGPPHTLGVVEPGKGPPPTTEEEAPGPPGEPRLDSETESDHDDAFLSIMSPEIQLPLPPGKRRTQSLSALPKERDSSSEKDGRSPNKREKDHIRRPMNAFMIFSKRHRALVHQRHPNQDNRTVSKILGEWWYALGPKEKQKYHDLAFQVKEAHFKAHPDWKWCNKDRKKSSSEAKPTSLGLAGGHKETRERSMSETGTAAAPGVSSELLSVAAQTLLSSDTKAPGSGSCGTERLHAVGGPGSARPRAFSHSGVHSLDGGEVDSQALQELTQMVSGPASYSGPKPSTQYGAPGPFSASSEGGALAASGRPPLLPTRASRSQRAASEDMTSDEERMVICEEEGDDDVIADDGFGATDIDLKCKERVTDSESGDSSGEDPEGSKGFGRKVFSPVIRSSFTHCRPPLDPEPPGPPDPPPPAFGKGYGPTPSSSSSSSSPASSSASAATSFPLGSGTFKAQESGQGSTAGPLRPPPPGAGGPVTPSKATRFLPTDPAAFRRKRPESVGGLEPPGPSVIAAPPGGGGSVLQTLVLPPNKEEREGGGTRMPSAPAPSLAYGAPAAPLSRPAATMVTNVVRPVSSTPVPIASKPFPTAGRAEASPNDTAGARTEPVTGSRAPGSSPLGVSLVYSDKKSAAATSPAPHLVAGPLLGTVGKAPATVTNLLVGTPGYGAPAPPAVQFIAQGAPGSGATTGSGAGAGSGPNGPVPLGILQPGALGKAGGITQVQYILPTLPQQLQVAPAPAPAPGTKAAAPGGPAPTTSIRFTLPPGTSTNGKVLAATAPTPGIPILQSVPSAPPPKAQSVSPVQAPPPGGSAQLLPGKVLVPLAAPSMSVRGGGAGQPLPLVSPPFSVPVQNGAQPPSKIIQLTPVPVSTPSGLVPPLSPATLSGPTSQPQKVLLPSSTRITYVQSAGGHALPLGTSPTSSQAGTVTSYGPTSSVALGFTSLGPSGPAFVQPLLSGQAPLLAPGQVGVSPVPSPQLPPTCTAPGGPVITAFYPGSPAPTSSAPLAQPSQAPPGLVYTVATSTTPPAATILPKGPPAPATATPAPTSPFPNATGSMTYSLVAPKAQRPTPKAPQKVKAAIASIPVGSFEAGAPGRSGPAARQPLEPGPAREPPTPESELEGQPTTPAPPPPPETWAPTARSSPPPPPPAEERTSTKGPEAMASKFPSSSSDWRVPGLGLESRGEPPTPPSPAPAPAPAPGGGGGSEGSSGRAAGDTPERKEAAGTGKKVKVRPPPLKKTFDSVDNRVLSEVDFEERFAELPEFRPEEVLPSPTLQSLATSPRAILGSYRKKRKNSTDLDSAPEDPTSPKRKMRRRSSCSSEPNTPKSAKCEGDIFTFDRTGTEAEDVLGELEYEKVPYSSLRRTLDQRRALVMQLFQDHGFFPSAQATAAFQARYADIFPSKVCLQLKIREVRQKIMQAATPTEQPPGAEAPLPGPPPTGTAAAPVPTPSPAGGPDPTSPGSDSGTAPAAPPLPPPPEPGPGQPGWEGPPQPSPPPPGPSPAATGR, from the exons ATGTACTCAGCCCACAGGCCCCTGGTGCCCGCGTCCGGCGCGGCCTCCCGTGGCCTCGGCATGTTCG TGTGGACGAATGTGGAACCTCGCTCTGTTGCCGTGTTCCCCTGGCACTCCTTAGTCCCCTTTCTGGCCCCCAGCCAGCCCGACCCCTCTGTGCAGCCAAGTGAGGCCCAGCAACCTGCCAGCCACCCAGTGGCCTCCACCCAGAGCAAAG aACCTGCTGAGTCCGCGGCTGTCGCTCACGAGCAGCCACCAGGTGGGACAGGGAATGCTGATCCCGGGCGGCCCCCTGGAGCCACCTGCCCCGAGAGCCCAGGGCCTGGACCCCCCCACACTTTGGGGGTGGTGGAACCTGGAAAGGGTCCCCCTCCCACCACTGAGGAGGAGGCCCCTGGCCCTCCAGGAGAGCCCCGGCTGGACAGCGAGACGGAGAGTGACCATGATGATGC ATTCCTCTCCATCATGTCTCCTGAGATCCAGTTGCCCCTGCCACCCGGGAAACGCCGGACCCAGTCCCTCAGTGCCCTGCCAAAGGAACGAGACTCCTCGTCGGAGAAGGATGGACGCAGCCCCAACAAG CGGGAGAAGGACCATATCCGGCGGCCCATGAACGCCTTCATGATCTTCAGCAAGCGGCACCGGGCCCTGGTCCACCAGCGTCACCCCAACCAGGACAACCGGACCGTCAGCAAGATCCTGGGCGAGTGGTGGTACGCCCTGGGGCCCAAGGAGAAGCAGAAGTACCATGACCTGGCCTTCCAG gTGAAAGAGGCCCACTTTAAGGCCCACCCAGACTGGAAGTGGTGCAACAAGGACCGGAAGAAGTCCAGCTCAGAGGCCAAGCCCACGAGCCTGGGGCTGGCAGGCGGGCACAAGGAGACTCGGGAGCGGAGCATGTCAGAGACAGGGACTGCCGCTGCCCCTGGAG TGTCCTCGGAGCTCCTGTCCGTCGCAGCCCAGACCCTCTTGAGCTCGGATACCAAGGCTCCGGGGAGCGGCTCCTGTGGGACAGAGCGTCTGCATGCAGTGGGGGGACCTGGCTCGGCCCGGCCCCGAGCCTTCTCCCACAGTGGGGTCCACAGCCTGGATGGTGGGGAAGTAGATAGCCAGGCACTACAGGAACTGACTCAG ATGGTGTCTGGCCCTGCATCCTATTCTGGTCCAAAGCCTtccacccaatatggggctccaggCCCCTTCTCAGCCTCCAGTGAGGGAGGTGCCCTGGCGGCTAGTGGGCGACCCCCGCTGCTGCCCACCCGGGCCTCCCGTTCCCAGCgtgcagccagtgaggacatgacCAGTGACGAGGAACGCATGGTCATCTGCGAGGAGGAGGGAGACGATGATGTCATTG CTGACGACGGCTTCGGCGCCACTGACATTGACCTCAAGTGCAAGGAGCGGGTGACTGACAGTGAGAGCGGAGATAGCTCTGGGGAGGACCCAGAGGGCAGCAAG GGCTTTGGCCGGAAGGTGTTCTCGCCTGTGATTCGTTCCTCTTTTACCCACTGCCGCCCACCGCTGGACCCTGAACCCCCAGGGCCCCCGGATCCACCACCTCCAGCCTTTGGCAAAGGCTACGGGCCCAccccgtcctcctcctcctcctcgtcctcacctgcctcctcctcagcctctgcCGCCACCTCCTTCCCCCTGGGCTCAGGGACCTTCAAGGCCCAGGAGTCAGGTCAGGGCAGCACGGCAGGCCCGCTACGGCCCCCacctcctggggctgggggtccaGTGACACCTTCCAAGGCCACCCGGTTCCTCCCAACGGATCCTGCCGCCTTCCGGCGCAAGAGACCTGAAAGTGTGGGAGGCCTGGAGCCACCAGGCCCCTCTGTCATTGCAGCACCTCCTGGCGGGGGAGGAAGTGTCCTGCAGACGCTGGTCCTGCCCCCAAATAAGGAGGAACGGGAAGGCGGTGGAACCCGCATGCCCTCGGCCCCAGCCCCATCACTGGCCTATggggccccagcagccccccTGTCCCGCCCAGCTGCTACCATGGTCACCAACGTGGTGCGGCCTGTCAGTAGCACTCCTGTGCCCATCGCCTCTAAGCCCTTCCCCACCGCTGGCCGGGCTGAGGCATCTCCAAATGACACAGCAGGTGCCAGGACTGAGCCGGTCACAGGGTCCCGGGCGCCTGGGAGCTCCCCGCTGGGCGTAAGCTTAGTGTATTCGGACAAGAAGTCGGCAGCAGCCACCTCGCCGGCCCCACATCTGGTGGCTGGGCCCCTCCTGGGCACTGTGGGGAAGGCCCCTGCCACAGTCACCAACCTGCTGGTGGGCACACCTGGTTATGGGGCCCCGGCGCCCCCTGCTGTTCAGTTCATAGCCCAGGGGGCCCCTGGCAGTGGGGCCACTACAGGctcaggagcaggtgctgggagTGGCCCCAATGGGCCAGTGCCCCTGGGCATCCTGCAGCCGGGTGCCTTGGGCAAGGCTGGGGGAATCACCCAGGTGCAGTACATCCTGCCCACGCTGCCCCAGCAGCTTCAGGTGGCACCTGCCCCAGCACCAGCCCCTGGGACCAAGGCAGCAGCTCCTGGTGGCCCCGCACCCACCACCAGCATCCGTTTCACCCTCCCACCGGGCACCTCCACCAACGGCAAAGTTCTGGCGGCCACCGCACCCACTCCTGGCATCCCCATCCTGCAATCCGtaccctccgccccgccccccaaaG CCCAATCGGTTTCTCCTGTGCAGGCCCCACCCCCGGGCGGCTCAGCCCAGCTGCTACCTGGGAAGGTCCTGGTGCCCCTGGCGGCCCCTAGCATGTCGGTGCGGGGCGGAGGGGCTGGCCAGCCACTGCCCCTGGTGAGCCCGCCGTTCTCGGTACCTGTGCAGAATGGGGCCCAGCCACCCAGCAAG ATCATCCAGCTGACTCCGGTGCCCGTGAGCACACCCAGCGGCCTGGTGCCGCCCCTCAGCCCAGCCACGCTCTCCGGACCCACCTCGCAGCCTCAGAAGGTCCTGCTGCCCTCCTCCACCAG AATCACCTACGTGCAGTCGGCGGGTGGGCACGCGTTGCCCCTGGGCACCAGCCCTACGTCCAGCCAGGCTGGAACAGTCACCTCGTATGGGCCCACGAGTTCGGTAGCCCTAGGCTTCACCTCACTGGGGCCCAGCGGACCCGCCTTTGTGCAGCCCCTGCTTTCAG GCCAAGCCCCGCTGCTGGCTCCTGGCCAGGTGGGCGTGTCACCCGTGCCCAGTCCCCAGCTGCCGCCCACCTGCACGGCCCCCGGAGGTCCCGTCATCACGGCGTTTTACCCTGGCAGCCCTGCACCCACTTCCTCAGCACCCCTGGCCCAGCCatcccaggcgcccccaggcctGGTCTACACCGTGGCCACCAGCACCACCCCACCTGCTGCCACCATCCTGCCCAAGGGCCCACCAGCCCCTGCCACTGCCACCCCGGCCCCCACCAGCCCTTTCCCTAATGCCACAG GCTCCATGACCTACAGCTTAGTGGCCCCCAAGGCCCAGCGGCCCACCCCCAAGGCCCCCCAGAAAGTGAAGGCGGCCATCGCCAGCATTCCCGTGGGTTCGTTTGAGGCAGGTGCCCCTGGGCGGTCAGGCCCTGCAGCCCGGCAGCCCTTGGAGCCTGGCCCAGCCCGGGAGCCCCCTACCCCCGAGTCTGAGCTTGAGGGGCAGCCTACGACACCGGCCCCTCCACCGCCCCCAGAGACCTGGGCTCCCACAGCCCGGAGcagccccccgccgcccccacctGCTGAGGAGCGAACAAGCACCAAGGGCCCTGAGGCCATG GCCAGCAAATTCCCCAGCTCGTCTTCAGACTGGCGAGTCCCTGGGCTGGGTCTGGAGAGCCGGGGGGagcctcccacccctcccagcccagcaCCAGCTCCGGCCCCGGcccctggcggcggcggcggcagcgagGGCAGCAGCGGGAGGGCAGCTGGGGACACCCCTGAGCGCAAGGAGGCCGCTGGTACCGGCAAGAAGGTGAAGGTGCGGCCCCCGCCCCTGAAGAAGACCTTTGACTCTGTGGACAA CAGGGTCCTGTCGGAGGTGGACTTCGAAGAGCGCTTTGCCGAGCTGCCCGAGTTCCGGCCTGAGGAGGTGCTGCCCTCGCCGACCCTGCAGTCTCTGGCCACCTCGCCCCGGGCCATCCTGGGCTCCTACCGCAAGAAGAGGAAGAACTCCACCG ACCTGGACTCAGCCCCCGAGGACCCCACCTCGCCCAAGCGCAAGATGAGGAGACGCTCCAGTTGCAGCTCCGAGCCCAACACCCCTAAGAGTGCCAAGTGCGAGGGGGATATCTTCACCTTTGACCGCACAG GTACGGAAGCCGAGGACGTGCTCGGGGAGCTGGAGTACGAGAAGGTGCCATACTCCTCACTGCGGCGCACCCTGGACCAGCGCCGGGCCCTGGTCATGCAGCTCTTCCAGGACCATGGCTTTTTCCCATCAG CCCAGGCCACGGCAGCCTTCCAGGCCCGCTACGCAGACATCTTCCCCTCCAAGGTCTGTCTGCAGTTGAAGATCCGCGAGGTGCGCCAGAAGATCATGCAGGCGGCCACTCCCACGGAGCAGCCCCCTGGAGCCGAGGCTCCCCTCCCCGGACCGCCCCCCACTGGCACTGCTGCTGCCCctgtccccactcccagccctgcTGGGGGCCCTGACCCCACCTCACCTGGCTCGGACTCTGGCACAGCTCCGGCTGCCCcgccactgcccccacctccagaGCCGGGTCCCGGACAGCCTGGCTGGGAGGgacccccccagccctcccccccaccccccggcccctccccagctGCCACAGGCAGGTGA
- the CIC gene encoding protein capicua homolog isoform X6 encodes MYSAHRPLVPASGAASRGLGMFVWTNVEPRSVAVFPWHSLVPFLAPSQPDPSVQPSEAQQPASHPVASTQSKEPAESAAVAHEQPPGGTGNADPGRPPGATCPESPGPGPPHTLGVVEPGKGPPPTTEEEAPGPPGEPRLDSETESDHDDAFLSIMSPEIQLPLPPGKRRTQSLSALPKERDSSSEKDGRSPNKREKDHIRRPMNAFMIFSKRHRALVHQRHPNQDNRTVSKILGEWWYALGPKEKQKYHDLAFQVKEAHFKAHPDWKWCNKDRKKSSSEAKPTSLGLAGGHKETRERSMSETGTAAAPGVSSELLSVAAQTLLSSDTKAPGSGSCGTERLHAVGGPGSARPRAFSHSGVHSLDGGEVDSQALQELTQMVSGPASYSGPKPSTQYGAPGPFSASSEGGALAASGRPPLLPTRASRSQRAASEDMTSDEERMVICEEEGDDDVIADDGFGATDIDLKCKERVTDSESGDSSGEDPEGSKGFGRKVFSPVIRSSFTHCRPPLDPEPPGPPDPPPPAFGKGYGPTPSSSSSSSSPASSSASAATSFPLGSGTFKAQESGQGSTAGPLRPPPPGAGGPVTPSKATRFLPTDPAAFRRKRPESVGGLEPPGPSVIAAPPGGGGSVLQTLVLPPNKEEREGGGTRMPSAPAPSLAYGAPAAPLSRPAATMVTNVVRPVSSTPVPIASKPFPTAGRAEASPNDTAGARTEPVTGSRAPGSSPLGVSLVYSDKKSAAATSPAPHLVAGPLLGTVGKAPATVTNLLVGTPGYGAPAPPAVQFIAQGAPGSGATTGSGAGAGSGPNGPVPLGILQPGALGKAGGITQVQYILPTLPQQLQVAPAPAPAPGTKAAAPGGPAPTTSIRFTLPPGTSTNGKVLAATAPTPGIPILQSVPSAPPPKAQSVSPVQAPPPGGSAQLLPGKVLVPLAAPSMSVRGGGAGQPLPLVSPPFSVPVQNGAQPPSKIIQLTPVPVSTPSGLVPPLSPATLSGPTSQPQKVLLPSSTRITYVQSAGGHALPLGTSPTSSQAGTVTSYGPTSSVALGFTSLGPSGPAFVQPLLSGQAPLLAPGQVGVSPVPSPQLPPTCTAPGGPVITAFYPGSPAPTSSAPLAQPSQAPPGLVYTVATSTTPPAATILPKGPPAPATATPAPTSPFPNATAGSMTYSLVAPKAQRPTPKAPQKVKAAIASIPVGSFEAGAPGRSGPAARQPLEPGPAREPPTPESELEGQPTTPAPPPPPETWAPTARSSPPPPPPAEERTSTKGPEAMASKFPSSSSDWRVPGLGLESRGEPPTPPSPAPAPAPAPGGGGGSEGSSGRAAGDTPERKEAAGTGKKVKVRPPPLKKTFDSVDNRVLSEVDFEERFAELPEFRPEEVLPSPTLQSLATSPRAILGSYRKKRKNSTDLDSAPEDPTSPKRKMRRRSSCSSEPNTPKSAKCEGDIFTFDRTGTEAEDVLGELEYEKVPYSSLRRTLDQRRALVMQLFQDHGFFPSAQATAAFQARYADIFPSKVCLQLKIREVRQKIMQAATPTEQPPGAEAPLPGPPPTGTAAAPVPTPSPAGGPDPTSPGSDSGTAPAAPPLPPPPEPGPGQPGWEGPPQPSPPPPGPSPAATGR; translated from the exons ATGTACTCAGCCCACAGGCCCCTGGTGCCCGCGTCCGGCGCGGCCTCCCGTGGCCTCGGCATGTTCG TGTGGACGAATGTGGAACCTCGCTCTGTTGCCGTGTTCCCCTGGCACTCCTTAGTCCCCTTTCTGGCCCCCAGCCAGCCCGACCCCTCTGTGCAGCCAAGTGAGGCCCAGCAACCTGCCAGCCACCCAGTGGCCTCCACCCAGAGCAAAG aACCTGCTGAGTCCGCGGCTGTCGCTCACGAGCAGCCACCAGGTGGGACAGGGAATGCTGATCCCGGGCGGCCCCCTGGAGCCACCTGCCCCGAGAGCCCAGGGCCTGGACCCCCCCACACTTTGGGGGTGGTGGAACCTGGAAAGGGTCCCCCTCCCACCACTGAGGAGGAGGCCCCTGGCCCTCCAGGAGAGCCCCGGCTGGACAGCGAGACGGAGAGTGACCATGATGATGC ATTCCTCTCCATCATGTCTCCTGAGATCCAGTTGCCCCTGCCACCCGGGAAACGCCGGACCCAGTCCCTCAGTGCCCTGCCAAAGGAACGAGACTCCTCGTCGGAGAAGGATGGACGCAGCCCCAACAAG CGGGAGAAGGACCATATCCGGCGGCCCATGAACGCCTTCATGATCTTCAGCAAGCGGCACCGGGCCCTGGTCCACCAGCGTCACCCCAACCAGGACAACCGGACCGTCAGCAAGATCCTGGGCGAGTGGTGGTACGCCCTGGGGCCCAAGGAGAAGCAGAAGTACCATGACCTGGCCTTCCAG gTGAAAGAGGCCCACTTTAAGGCCCACCCAGACTGGAAGTGGTGCAACAAGGACCGGAAGAAGTCCAGCTCAGAGGCCAAGCCCACGAGCCTGGGGCTGGCAGGCGGGCACAAGGAGACTCGGGAGCGGAGCATGTCAGAGACAGGGACTGCCGCTGCCCCTGGAG TGTCCTCGGAGCTCCTGTCCGTCGCAGCCCAGACCCTCTTGAGCTCGGATACCAAGGCTCCGGGGAGCGGCTCCTGTGGGACAGAGCGTCTGCATGCAGTGGGGGGACCTGGCTCGGCCCGGCCCCGAGCCTTCTCCCACAGTGGGGTCCACAGCCTGGATGGTGGGGAAGTAGATAGCCAGGCACTACAGGAACTGACTCAG ATGGTGTCTGGCCCTGCATCCTATTCTGGTCCAAAGCCTtccacccaatatggggctccaggCCCCTTCTCAGCCTCCAGTGAGGGAGGTGCCCTGGCGGCTAGTGGGCGACCCCCGCTGCTGCCCACCCGGGCCTCCCGTTCCCAGCgtgcagccagtgaggacatgacCAGTGACGAGGAACGCATGGTCATCTGCGAGGAGGAGGGAGACGATGATGTCATTG CTGACGACGGCTTCGGCGCCACTGACATTGACCTCAAGTGCAAGGAGCGGGTGACTGACAGTGAGAGCGGAGATAGCTCTGGGGAGGACCCAGAGGGCAGCAAG GGCTTTGGCCGGAAGGTGTTCTCGCCTGTGATTCGTTCCTCTTTTACCCACTGCCGCCCACCGCTGGACCCTGAACCCCCAGGGCCCCCGGATCCACCACCTCCAGCCTTTGGCAAAGGCTACGGGCCCAccccgtcctcctcctcctcctcgtcctcacctgcctcctcctcagcctctgcCGCCACCTCCTTCCCCCTGGGCTCAGGGACCTTCAAGGCCCAGGAGTCAGGTCAGGGCAGCACGGCAGGCCCGCTACGGCCCCCacctcctggggctgggggtccaGTGACACCTTCCAAGGCCACCCGGTTCCTCCCAACGGATCCTGCCGCCTTCCGGCGCAAGAGACCTGAAAGTGTGGGAGGCCTGGAGCCACCAGGCCCCTCTGTCATTGCAGCACCTCCTGGCGGGGGAGGAAGTGTCCTGCAGACGCTGGTCCTGCCCCCAAATAAGGAGGAACGGGAAGGCGGTGGAACCCGCATGCCCTCGGCCCCAGCCCCATCACTGGCCTATggggccccagcagccccccTGTCCCGCCCAGCTGCTACCATGGTCACCAACGTGGTGCGGCCTGTCAGTAGCACTCCTGTGCCCATCGCCTCTAAGCCCTTCCCCACCGCTGGCCGGGCTGAGGCATCTCCAAATGACACAGCAGGTGCCAGGACTGAGCCGGTCACAGGGTCCCGGGCGCCTGGGAGCTCCCCGCTGGGCGTAAGCTTAGTGTATTCGGACAAGAAGTCGGCAGCAGCCACCTCGCCGGCCCCACATCTGGTGGCTGGGCCCCTCCTGGGCACTGTGGGGAAGGCCCCTGCCACAGTCACCAACCTGCTGGTGGGCACACCTGGTTATGGGGCCCCGGCGCCCCCTGCTGTTCAGTTCATAGCCCAGGGGGCCCCTGGCAGTGGGGCCACTACAGGctcaggagcaggtgctgggagTGGCCCCAATGGGCCAGTGCCCCTGGGCATCCTGCAGCCGGGTGCCTTGGGCAAGGCTGGGGGAATCACCCAGGTGCAGTACATCCTGCCCACGCTGCCCCAGCAGCTTCAGGTGGCACCTGCCCCAGCACCAGCCCCTGGGACCAAGGCAGCAGCTCCTGGTGGCCCCGCACCCACCACCAGCATCCGTTTCACCCTCCCACCGGGCACCTCCACCAACGGCAAAGTTCTGGCGGCCACCGCACCCACTCCTGGCATCCCCATCCTGCAATCCGtaccctccgccccgccccccaaaG CCCAATCGGTTTCTCCTGTGCAGGCCCCACCCCCGGGCGGCTCAGCCCAGCTGCTACCTGGGAAGGTCCTGGTGCCCCTGGCGGCCCCTAGCATGTCGGTGCGGGGCGGAGGGGCTGGCCAGCCACTGCCCCTGGTGAGCCCGCCGTTCTCGGTACCTGTGCAGAATGGGGCCCAGCCACCCAGCAAG ATCATCCAGCTGACTCCGGTGCCCGTGAGCACACCCAGCGGCCTGGTGCCGCCCCTCAGCCCAGCCACGCTCTCCGGACCCACCTCGCAGCCTCAGAAGGTCCTGCTGCCCTCCTCCACCAG AATCACCTACGTGCAGTCGGCGGGTGGGCACGCGTTGCCCCTGGGCACCAGCCCTACGTCCAGCCAGGCTGGAACAGTCACCTCGTATGGGCCCACGAGTTCGGTAGCCCTAGGCTTCACCTCACTGGGGCCCAGCGGACCCGCCTTTGTGCAGCCCCTGCTTTCAG GCCAAGCCCCGCTGCTGGCTCCTGGCCAGGTGGGCGTGTCACCCGTGCCCAGTCCCCAGCTGCCGCCCACCTGCACGGCCCCCGGAGGTCCCGTCATCACGGCGTTTTACCCTGGCAGCCCTGCACCCACTTCCTCAGCACCCCTGGCCCAGCCatcccaggcgcccccaggcctGGTCTACACCGTGGCCACCAGCACCACCCCACCTGCTGCCACCATCCTGCCCAAGGGCCCACCAGCCCCTGCCACTGCCACCCCGGCCCCCACCAGCCCTTTCCCTAATGCCACAG CAGGCTCCATGACCTACAGCTTAGTGGCCCCCAAGGCCCAGCGGCCCACCCCCAAGGCCCCCCAGAAAGTGAAGGCGGCCATCGCCAGCATTCCCGTGGGTTCGTTTGAGGCAGGTGCCCCTGGGCGGTCAGGCCCTGCAGCCCGGCAGCCCTTGGAGCCTGGCCCAGCCCGGGAGCCCCCTACCCCCGAGTCTGAGCTTGAGGGGCAGCCTACGACACCGGCCCCTCCACCGCCCCCAGAGACCTGGGCTCCCACAGCCCGGAGcagccccccgccgcccccacctGCTGAGGAGCGAACAAGCACCAAGGGCCCTGAGGCCATG GCCAGCAAATTCCCCAGCTCGTCTTCAGACTGGCGAGTCCCTGGGCTGGGTCTGGAGAGCCGGGGGGagcctcccacccctcccagcccagcaCCAGCTCCGGCCCCGGcccctggcggcggcggcggcagcgagGGCAGCAGCGGGAGGGCAGCTGGGGACACCCCTGAGCGCAAGGAGGCCGCTGGTACCGGCAAGAAGGTGAAGGTGCGGCCCCCGCCCCTGAAGAAGACCTTTGACTCTGTGGACAA CAGGGTCCTGTCGGAGGTGGACTTCGAAGAGCGCTTTGCCGAGCTGCCCGAGTTCCGGCCTGAGGAGGTGCTGCCCTCGCCGACCCTGCAGTCTCTGGCCACCTCGCCCCGGGCCATCCTGGGCTCCTACCGCAAGAAGAGGAAGAACTCCACCG ACCTGGACTCAGCCCCCGAGGACCCCACCTCGCCCAAGCGCAAGATGAGGAGACGCTCCAGTTGCAGCTCCGAGCCCAACACCCCTAAGAGTGCCAAGTGCGAGGGGGATATCTTCACCTTTGACCGCACAG GTACGGAAGCCGAGGACGTGCTCGGGGAGCTGGAGTACGAGAAGGTGCCATACTCCTCACTGCGGCGCACCCTGGACCAGCGCCGGGCCCTGGTCATGCAGCTCTTCCAGGACCATGGCTTTTTCCCATCAG CCCAGGCCACGGCAGCCTTCCAGGCCCGCTACGCAGACATCTTCCCCTCCAAGGTCTGTCTGCAGTTGAAGATCCGCGAGGTGCGCCAGAAGATCATGCAGGCGGCCACTCCCACGGAGCAGCCCCCTGGAGCCGAGGCTCCCCTCCCCGGACCGCCCCCCACTGGCACTGCTGCTGCCCctgtccccactcccagccctgcTGGGGGCCCTGACCCCACCTCACCTGGCTCGGACTCTGGCACAGCTCCGGCTGCCCcgccactgcccccacctccagaGCCGGGTCCCGGACAGCCTGGCTGGGAGGgacccccccagccctcccccccaccccccggcccctccccagctGCCACAGGCAGGTGA